The genomic interval GGCTTGCTTGAAAAGCACGTCCGTGGGATTTTGAAATTACGCGACATCGGTCGCAATCTCAAGCCGATGGAGTTTACGGACGGGCTTTATTCGGCAAAGTTCCCCTTTGTGGAAATAGTCCAGGACAAGCCGCGCAAGGTCCTAAAGCCTATCTATCTCGGTCAGGACGAGCCGAGCCGTATCTTGGAACACGGCAATAAATGGCTGTTTACCATCAACCGTTTGAAGGAGAAGATGCCACCTGATGTCGTGGTGGCCGTCGAAGGGCCAAAGGACTCAGCGAAGCGTAGGCAGGCTTTCCATGAAGCGGTAGAACAGTTTCGCGTAAACAATATCAAGGTCGTCGATGGGCGAAATGAGAACGAACTGATCGGCGCAATGGAGCGATGATCTGGCTGGGGAATCAAAAGCCCTGCCTCTGACTGGTTGATCTGTCCCCGAAGTTTGAGCTTTTTAATTGGTTCTGGGTTTGCACTTGGCTCCCCACCACCGGCATCCTACGCGTGATCTCAGGAAATCAACCGGAGATCACGATGGCAACGATACGCAAGCTCAGAGGGCGCTGGCAGGCACAGGTGCGCCGTCGCGGGTTGAAGCCGCGCTGCAAGTCCTTCGATAGCAAGTCGGATGCCGAGAAATGGGCGCGTGATCTCGAAGCCCAAGTCGACAGGTTCGGTGCCGCGCCGGATACGCGCCGTCTTGAAGTAACCACGCTCGGCGATCTGCTTGAACGCTATCAGCGTGAAGTGTCGCCGACCAAGCGCGGTGCCGTGCAAGAAATCCAGCGCATTGATGTGCTGCGCCGCCATGACCTCGCCTACCGGACACTCATCGGCTTGTCGCAGCAGGATATCGCCTCATTCCGCGATGAGCGACTTGCGAGCGTCGCGCCATCTACCGTCGTGCGGGAGCTGGCGATCGTCAGCCATGTTATTGAGGTCGCCATCCGAGATTGGGGCTACCCGCTGAGCCGCAACGTGGTGAAGTTGGTGCGTCGTCCGGTGATCCGCAACGAGCGGAGCCGGCGGCTGAAGCGGGATGAAGAGCAGCGACTGCTGGCTGGCTGCGATGCCGGTCAGATCCCATTCTTCAAGACGCTGATCATTGTCGCCATCGAGACCGGGATGCGCCGTGGCGAACTGCTGGGGCTTCAGTGGGACGACATTTCGCATAATCGCCGGGTGATCACGCTGCACATGACCAAGAACGGCTCCGGACGCGAGGTGCCTCTGTCGCAACGCGCCTTCGACGCGCTCATGACCTGGAAGGCGGAATGTCCCGTAGATCAATCTACCGTGTTTCCCACAACGCCCGGTGCATTGGAACAGGCATGGCGTCGGCTTCTGAAGCGTGTCGGTATCGAAGGGTTGCGGTTTCACGATCTCCGCCATGAGGGCGTCAGCCGGTTGTTCGAACGCGGCTTGAACATGATCGAGGTGTCGAGCATCTCCGGTCACAAGGAACTTCGCATGCTGAAGCGCTACACCCATCTGAGCGCCGACGACCTGGTCGGACGTCTGGGGTGAGGTCTCCGGCGCATGCTGATGACCCTGTGGCGGAGCGTCGGTGGGCTCAAGCTTGACATTCTGGACCGGTTCCGAGGCCATATGTAAAACTCCAGCTCCAGAATTGCGGCCAATAGTTGTCCTCCGGGTGTCGCATGTAAACGTGTATGGCTCCATACTGCAATCACAGATAGGTAAGCTTAACAGGAGCTTTACGTTCTCTTGACGAATGCAGGCAAGATCGATGATTTTTCCGCCGATGTAAAACTCGTCATGCGTCTGTTGGTTGTGCCGGACGGCGGACGCCGCGATCGAAGCTGGGGCGGCGATGGCGCTTGGCTTTCCTGGCCTGCTTCGATGGGAATTCAGCCAGCTGCGCTGCTGACCACGTCACGCGGAGCCGCTGGGCGCGTAAGTCGAAAATGTTTTCGCGTTGAGTCCCGTGAGATGCGGCTTCGCTCCGTTCGCCAGTCACCCGCGAGCGTTCTGTGCCAGCCCGGATGCCGTTATCGCCTTCCGTGGGCGGCAGGTTTGGATCGTTGCAGACATCGCGGCCGCCTGAAGTCCTGGCGCGCCGTCCTTCTGCTGTCTCCAGGCCGGTGCCGGGACTCCTCCCTCGGGTGGATTGATCTGCCATGAGCAGCCCTTAGACGGCTCCGGCGGTCTGCGAAGTCCTAGAGATTTTCAAGCGTGCTGATGGGGATGGTTTCAGTCCCGGCAAGAGGCACAGCTTCAATCCTCCCATATTTGGAAATCGACACAGGCGCTCGCTGGCTGGTTCCCCATCGTCATGAGATGCTTCACCGCAGCAATTGCACCGCGCTCGGACGGGACTTACCTGGAAGACCGGGACGGCTAAAGAAGGATTGACTGCATCCCCGACATCATGGGTTTCGTCCAGGCAGTGGACTACCGCACTCGCCTTCGGCTCCCTGCGCGGCCCTTCGGGCCTTGCCGTCTCGCTCCGCGAGCCGTCCGTCTTCTATCTGTATTCAATCATCATGAACAACAATACTGCGGTATCAGGACTTATCCCCCGCCACGAAAACAGCAGATATAAGCCAACCAGAGAGAGGTTGGCAGCTGAGTTCGCGGCGGGGATTTCTGCGTTCAACAGGTGGTGAAGAGTTCTGGCGAGTTAGGCCCACTAGGTGGCTTCCATTTACCTAGCAGCACTCCGATATCCTGCCCTTGCGGGCAAAGCGGTTATGATCCGAAGATCAATCGCCACGCTCGACTTTCCTTCAATCAGAACGTGGCCGGACGTTGTGGGTGACACATTGCGTCCGTCTTTTACGGCATCCTTTTTCACGGTGGCCCGTGCGGCGACAACCTGGCCAGAGCGTCCAGCGGCTAGCCGGGGAGCTGTTGGCCCGATCTTCCGATCGTCTCTGGCTGACTGATGGTGCCGGTCTTAGTCCCGGTGTCACCCTTTCGCTTATTGCCAGTATGCTGCTCTTGGACCTAACAACGTTCCAAGAGGGGCCGCGAAAAGATTGACAGGATAGGAAAATAAACCTATAAGTAATCCATCGTCTTCCCACGGCGATTTTGCATTCCCCGGCGTTTAAACAGCGCCGGGGTTTGCATATCTGTTATAGCAGAGAATCAAGGTAAGTTGAAGCTTACTTTTTGTGGACGGTCGAAGTTTCTTGTCTCAGTAATCGAGAGAGAGTGCGAGGGTGGACCTGGTATTCACCCGCCACCTCGGCGATGGTTCGGTTGGCCGCAACTGCTGCTCGGGCCTCTCTCAGCTGTTCAGTGCTCAGCGCGGGCCTTCTGCCGATGCGGCTTCCTCTGGCGCGGGCGGCGTCCATCCCTGCCTTCGTGCGCTCGCTCACCAGTGACCGCTCGAACTCAGCCATAGAGGCAAGCAGGTGAAAGAGCAGTCGTCCGCCGGACGTGCTGGTATCGATGCTCTCGCTAAGGGATCGAAATTCGACGCCGTGCTCATCCAGTTCGCGCACAAGCCGGATCAGTTCGAACAGCGAGCGCCCGAGGCGATCCAACCGCCACACGGTCAGGCGGTCGCCGGGTCGCAGCTTCTTCAGCAGCTTGGTCAGTCCCGGTCGAGCGAAATCAGCACCGGAAACGCCCTGGTCGGTGAACACCGTCCGGCATCCGGCCGTTGTCAGCGCCGTCTGCTGCAGATCGAGATTCTGCTCTGTCGTGCTGACCCGTGCATATCCGAAATCGCTCATCGCCACCCTCAGGACCTTCTGCGGAAAACTAGTTGTGCGGTGCCGATTTTACCCGGTAAGGGATTGATTTATAGGAACCTTTTTGTGCACTCGAGGGTTATCTGTGAGCCGAGAAAACCGTTTGAAGGAATTCAACAGGTTAGCGGGGCGGCGATTGAAGCGCGACCTTGATCGCAAAACGGTTCCCTTTTGTGCGCTCTCGCTCATCGGAACTGATCTCATGAAATCGCTATTGCCAATCGTCTTCAGCCTTTGCCTGGCAGCGCCGGCCCTCGCCAACGATAAACTCAATAATGACGTTCGGGTTTTGGCCGGCATCGCTGGCGATCTGCGTGTCGTCTCAGAGAACTGCCTCATCATCTATGATCCATTGGTGGGTATGCATGTCGCCGAGGCGCTGATCACGGTGCCGAATATCGACATGGAAGCGGTTCTGGATCTCATCAACAAGGAATATGAGAAGTCGCGACACTACACCGGCTCGGAGTGCTACCCCGATGACGATGAGCGATTGAAGACGCTGAATAATCTCTACAACACGCTCTTGGACGGATTGCAGCAGTCCGTGGCGAGGGGCGATTACGGTTGAGGCGCTTGTTTGCCTGGATATCTATAGGCGCGCACCTGCTTGTTCGCCATTCCGGAATCCGATGAATAGTTCGCGCCAAATCGCTCAGGTGAGTCACAGGCGCGTTTGGCATGGTGGTTGCTGTAATGCAACGCTCAGTGCTGCCGTGCCAGTCAGCGCGCTTCTGTGAGTCAAGGAAACGCTGTTAGCTAAAGGGCGGCGCTTTCATTGAAATCGTTGATGACGTCGATGATCCTTTTCGTCCGTTCCAGATCGAAGACCTCCTGCGGGCCAAGTGGAGAGACATCGGTGAAGGGGCTTTCATAGAGAAGGTCCGGATCCATCACGCCTTTTTCGGTCAGGTGGTCGATAATCATCTCAAGGAATTCGAGCTGCCTCGCTGTCGCCGTCCTGTCATTGAGGAAAACACCGAACGCCTCCATGACCGAGTGACGATCAAGACCGACAAGCGAACGAATGAAGGCCGCGAAGCCATGGGATACCTCGCGCGCCTTCTCAAAATGCTCATTCTCGCCGATGCCGGCGTCCCGCAGCATGTCCTGCAGCACCGCGACATCGCTATCGGTCAGCGGCTTGCCGCGCCTAAGCTTGCCGATCACGATATGGTCGGCATGTTCACGCAGGAAATGCCGCGCCTTCTTCTTGAACCGTGCAAAATCGACTTCGCCGACCTCCGGCAGATCAAGCTCGGTGCCGTCGCCGATCTCATCGATAAAATCGCTGTAGATGATCGGCTTCTTGCCGCGTTCTATATGCTGGACGATATCGCGCAATCGCAGCCGCACCAGCTCCAGAAGCGGCACGGTGACACCTTCCCACCATTGATCGGAGAGGATATCGAGGAGCAGCGCATGCCGGGCGGCGATAGCGGGAATTGCCGTCTGTTCATCCAGCGCCGAAGCGATTTCGATGAGCTGGCGCTTCAGCTTGTCGAACCGCCGCGTGCCCTTCAAAAGCGCGATTTCGAGATTGAACATCAGGAGATCGAAGCGCTTGGCCTCTTCGCCCTCTGACCGCTGCTCGTTCGGCAGCGGCGCGATATGGTCGAGAAGCTCGGCCCGGACATCATCCGTTAGGTCGTCCCAGGCTTCGGGTTTTTGATATTTCTCCACCAGTCGCCGTTCAGCGCGAACGATAAAATTGTCTAGGTTCATCGCGGCGACATAGTCTTTCAGGGATTTCAGCGATCGGTGACGCACCACGCTCTCGTTGAGTGCCTCGTCGCCGGCGTCATAGGCATCGCCCTGTTCCGCCATACCCGTGGGAGCATCGTGGTTCTGTAGCTGTTCCTTCTCGTCCAGCGCCCGGATCAGGTCAAAGCGGGCGGCAAACAGCCGTTCGCTGAGTGACCTGGCGTTGCGCCCGTCATCAGGCGAGGGGTTCTGGCTGAAGAATTCGAGGTTCTGGCAGTAGTCGAAGACGCGGAAGAACTCCTTGTCCTCGCCGGGCGCGAATAGGTTCGGGCAAAGCCGCGTGCCACGGCCGATAATCTGCCAGAACTTGGTCTTGGAGCGAATGAGCTTGAACAGCACCAGATTGACGACCTCCGGCACATCGATGCCGGTGTCGAGCATGTCGACGGAAATTGCGACATGCGGATCGCTGTCCTTTTTCGAAAAGTCATCGATCAGGCTTTGAGCGTATTCGGTCTTGAAGGTGATGATCCGGGCGAAATGGCCGGCAAGGTGCGGATAGGCTTTGTTGAAGCGCTCCTCGATGAATTCGGCATGGGCCTGGTTCTTGGCAAAAATGATGGTCTTGCCCAGCCGGTCGCCGCCCGCAACCTTCAGCCCCTCGCGCATGACATGGGCGAGAACCTTGTCGACCGTATCGGCGTTGAACAGCCATTTGTTGACCGCCGCCGCATCGACGCTGTCGGGCGGATCGCCGCCCTCTTCGTCCCAATCCAGCATGTCCCACTGGTCTTTTTCCGCCTCCGAGAGATCGTCATAGCGGATGCCCTCCCGCACGAAACGCAGGGGAACGGAGACGGCACGCGGCGGCACCAGCCATTCGTCCGCCACCGCCTTGTCCAGCGGGTAGGCATCGGTCGGCACGCCGTCTTCGAGGTCGAACAGACCGTAGGTATTGTGGTCGATCTCCTCCGTCGGCGTCGCCGTCAGACCCATCAGATAACTGTCGAAATAGTCGAAGATCGCCCGATAGCGCTGATAGACCGAGCGGTGCGCCTCGTCGATGACGATGAGATCGAAATGGCCGGGCGAGAACCGGGCAGCGCCGCCCTTGCGCTCGTCTATCAGGTTCATCATCGTCGGATAGGTCGAGAGAAACACGCGGCCCTCGGTGTTCTTCTCGGTCACCAGATTGACAGGTGCCGCATCCGGCAGATGCGCCTTGAAGGCGCGAACTGCCTGATTGACCAGAGCCACCCGGTCAGCGAGAAACAGCGTGCGCTTCACCCAGCCGGCTTTCATCAGCGCGTCGATGAGCGCGATCACCGTGCGCGTCTTGCCGGTGCCGGTCGCCATCACCAGAAGCGCCTTGCGCTGGTTCTCGGCCTCGAAAGCCTCCACCACCTTGGAAATCGCCTTGCGCTGATAGGGACGCTCGACAATCGCGGTGTTGATCTTCTGGCCGGAAAGCGGTCGCTTCGTCGTCCGGCGCTGGATCAGAAGCTGCAACTCGTCTTTCTTGAAAAAGCCGGACACGCGGCGGGGCGGATGGGCGCTGTCATCCCAGATCCAATGTTCATAACCATTGGTATAAAAGATCACCGGCCGCTGCCCTGTCGCCTTTTCCAGGCAATCGGCGTAAAGCCTGGCCTGCTGCTGGCCGGCGCGCGGATCGCGCTTGGTGCGTTTCGCCTCGATCAGCGCCAGTGGTTTACCGTCATCATCCCAGAGCACATAGTCGACGAACCCATTGCCCTCATTGTTGGGCATGCCCGTCACCGGAAATTCGCGGTCGCGGGGTTTGTCGAGCGCCCAGCCGGCTTCCTTCAGCAGGAGATCGATATAGAGATCGCGGGTTTCGGCCTCGGAATAATCATGATGGTCGGGACGGGCCTCGTTTTCGCGGCGGATGCGGTCACGCTCGGCGCGCGCGGCCTTCAGTTCATCGTCGAGCCGGCTCTTGTCGCGCATCAGCTCGGCAAAGGCAGCGTGGCGGGCCTCCATCTCCGCCTTCATCCGCGTCAGTTCGGCAAAGGCGCGTTTCAGCAGTTTTTCGTCACCGGAAAGGGCGGCAGCATCGAAGGCAAGCCCATCATCCGGCGGAGCCTTGGCATAGGTGCGGGCAAGCCAGAAGGTGAGGTGAAACAGTTCGCGCACCGCGTCGCCCGCCTCGCGGGCCGAAATTTCGCGCGTCTCATGCACGGCGCGATTGCCGATGCGGATGATCAATTTGGCCTTGGTAAACACCGCCTCGCCGGCGCGCGCCTTGAAGCTCGGCTCATGGATCAGCGCCGAAATCCGGTCATCATAGGGAAAAGTCAGCCCCGGATCGTGTTTGTAGGCCCATTGCACCGCAAGCTCGACCGTGCGCCTGGCATGAAACGCCGCCGTGCGCGGATCACCCGCAGCATAACGCTCCGCCCTTCTGGCGCTGTCGGCGATTTCCGGAAACTCGGCGGAAAGAAAGGCGAAATTGGACATCGGCTTGCATGATTCACGGTATCAATAGGCAGGCCATCCTTGCCGCTGTGCGCAAAAGTTGCAAGTTTAATTGAGGCAGAAGCTCAGAGTTCGCCGGCAAAGGCGCGGAACTGGAGGGAGGCGAAGAGGGATTCATAAACCTCGGAAGACAATATCAACTGGTCAGTCCAGTGATTTATTCGTTCGATTGCTTGTTTGAAATCTTGTTGACGGGCACTGTCCGGAACTTTGATATCAATACTGCCGACGATCTCAAGGTTTAGGTTCGGCTGATTTCCACCACGTCCCATTGACCTGATTTCGTTGTATTTTAACTTGAGTTGATGAAAGAGAAATGTTTCATCCAGCCCTTCAGGTTCGATCGCTGCGCAGGCTTGGTTGATAGTCGCGGGAATACCTAGAATCGCTACATTGCCACGAGTGGTGCCCTGGCCATACATCGCCATAAGAATGGTGCCCGGTTGAAAGGTTTTAAGCCGTGCGGCGGTAGCGCCCTTTTGCGTTACGGTTTCATCGGTAAAATGTATGACTTTCCCTTTGACTTCTGTTGTTTTGACCCAAGGAATCGAACCACCAAAATTCTCAACATCCGACCGACTTGGTGTAGAGCCACTTCTGATAGAAGCTACTTCTGCGAGCTTTCGTGTTTGAGTTTCCTCCCCAAACATCTCCACAAAAATCGACTGGGTGAGGCTGTCGAGAAGGGCGATGGCCTGACGGCGCTTCTGGCGTAACTGATCGGCCTTGTCCAAAATCGCCGCAATCCGCTTTTGCTCCTCTAGGGGCGGTAGGGGGATTTTGAACTTTGCGAGTGTTTTGGGGCTCAGTCGAGGCAAGTTGACGCCCTCCGCACGAGAGGTCGCGAAATCAACCAGTGACGGTTGGCGAAGATAGTGACATAGAAAGCCTCGGTCGATATGTGATCCAGGCAGAATTGGTAGAATGTCCGTGCTACAGATACCACTGAAACTCGGCAGCGCGATTTTCGCTAGATAAGGCCTTAGTTTGCCATACAAGATATGGTTTGAACCAAAAATGAATTTTGTGCTCTTCAGGTCGCCATTTTTAACATTTGTTACTTCTGTGAGTTCACCTCCCGTTTTGATGTTTTCAAGGCCTACATAGGGCGTTTCGCTCTCCAACGACTTAGGATCGATGCCGCTCCTTTCGATGGTGGCAACTTCTTCAAGGGGCACTACTGGCCAAGTCACAGAATCGCCTCCAGTTCCTTCAGCCCCTTGGCAATCTCATCCTCCATCTCCATCAACTCTGTGATGATCTCCTTCGGCGGGCGGTGGTCGACGGCTTCGTGCTCAACTTCCTTGTAGCGATTGATCGAAAGGTCGTAATCGGCGGCGGCAATGTCAGCGCGCGGCACGGTGAAGCTTTGCGCAGTGCGCGGATTGTCGCGTTCCGTTCCGTTGCGGTCTTTCCAGCGGGCGAGAACATCCGGCAGGTTGTTCTTTTCATGCTCGGCCGGTTCAAGCGGCGTTTCCGGCGTCGGCCCCTGCTTGTCTGCGGGCAGAAGCGGCTGGCGCTTGTCGTCAAGGCTCAGACCATCGGCCTGAACGTCATAAAACCAGACATGATCGGTGCCGCCGGAATTGGTCTTTGTGAACAGCAGGATCGCCGTCGACACACCGGCATAGGGGCGGAACACGCCGGAGGGCAGTTTGACGATGCCGTCGAGCTTGTGGTCTTCAACCAGCATCCTCCGGATCGCCTTGTGGGCGCGCGACGAGCCGAACAGCACGCCATCCGGCACAATCACTGCCGCCCTTCCGCCGGGCTTCAGAAGCCGCAGGAACAGCGCCATGAACAGAAGCTCGGTCTTCTTGGTCTTGACGATCGAAAGCAGGTCCGGCGCCGTCGTCTCGTAATCCAGATTGCCGGCGAAGGGCGGATTGGCGAGGATCAGCGAATAGGCGTCTGCATCGTCCTTGGCCGCTTCCTCGCCGGTCTCCGCCGCTTGCGCCGAGGCGAGCGAATCGCGATAGCGCACATCAGCGCCTTCGACGCCGTGCAACTGCATGTTCATCGCGCCGATGCGCAGCATGGTGCTGTCGAAATCGAAGGCATGGAACATATGATTGTGGAAATGGTCGCGCAGCGCATCGTCCTGGAACAGGTTCGCATGGTGGTTGCGCAGGAATTCGCTGGCGACGACCGGAAAGCCGCATGTGCCGC from Martelella mediterranea DSM 17316 carries:
- a CDS encoding recombinase family protein is translated as MSDFGYARVSTTEQNLDLQQTALTTAGCRTVFTDQGVSGADFARPGLTKLLKKLRPGDRLTVWRLDRLGRSLFELIRLVRELDEHGVEFRSLSESIDTSTSGGRLLFHLLASMAEFERSLVSERTKAGMDAARARGSRIGRRPALSTEQLREARAAVAANRTIAEVAGEYQVHPRTLSRLLRQETSTVHKK
- a CDS encoding DEAD/DEAH box helicase family protein, with product MSNFAFLSAEFPEIADSARRAERYAAGDPRTAAFHARRTVELAVQWAYKHDPGLTFPYDDRISALIHEPSFKARAGEAVFTKAKLIIRIGNRAVHETREISAREAGDAVRELFHLTFWLARTYAKAPPDDGLAFDAAALSGDEKLLKRAFAELTRMKAEMEARHAAFAELMRDKSRLDDELKAARAERDRIRRENEARPDHHDYSEAETRDLYIDLLLKEAGWALDKPRDREFPVTGMPNNEGNGFVDYVLWDDDGKPLALIEAKRTKRDPRAGQQQARLYADCLEKATGQRPVIFYTNGYEHWIWDDSAHPPRRVSGFFKKDELQLLIQRRTTKRPLSGQKINTAIVERPYQRKAISKVVEAFEAENQRKALLVMATGTGKTRTVIALIDALMKAGWVKRTLFLADRVALVNQAVRAFKAHLPDAAPVNLVTEKNTEGRVFLSTYPTMMNLIDERKGGAARFSPGHFDLIVIDEAHRSVYQRYRAIFDYFDSYLMGLTATPTEEIDHNTYGLFDLEDGVPTDAYPLDKAVADEWLVPPRAVSVPLRFVREGIRYDDLSEAEKDQWDMLDWDEEGGDPPDSVDAAAVNKWLFNADTVDKVLAHVMREGLKVAGGDRLGKTIIFAKNQAHAEFIEERFNKAYPHLAGHFARIITFKTEYAQSLIDDFSKKDSDPHVAISVDMLDTGIDVPEVVNLVLFKLIRSKTKFWQIIGRGTRLCPNLFAPGEDKEFFRVFDYCQNLEFFSQNPSPDDGRNARSLSERLFAARFDLIRALDEKEQLQNHDAPTGMAEQGDAYDAGDEALNESVVRHRSLKSLKDYVAAMNLDNFIVRAERRLVEKYQKPEAWDDLTDDVRAELLDHIAPLPNEQRSEGEEAKRFDLLMFNLEIALLKGTRRFDKLKRQLIEIASALDEQTAIPAIAARHALLLDILSDQWWEGVTVPLLELVRLRLRDIVQHIERGKKPIIYSDFIDEIGDGTELDLPEVGEVDFARFKKKARHFLREHADHIVIGKLRRGKPLTDSDVAVLQDMLRDAGIGENEHFEKAREVSHGFAAFIRSLVGLDRHSVMEAFGVFLNDRTATARQLEFLEMIIDHLTEKGVMDPDLLYESPFTDVSPLGPQEVFDLERTKRIIDVINDFNESAAL
- a CDS encoding type I restriction-modification system subunit M — translated: MLTGEIRSKVDTVWNAFWSGGIANPLEVIEQITYLLFMRQLDETQLLAEERANMLGRPIGRVIFPEGIYRTERDEETGKVKDEITYDMLRWSRFRNDDPARMFKIVSDYVFPFLRELNGNGSSYGKHMKGARFTIPTPALLVKVVDLLAEIPLTDRDTKGDLYEYMLAKIASAGQNGQFRTPRPIIKLMVELTEPTPTDVICDPASGTCGFPVVASEFLRNHHANLFQDDALRDHFHNHMFHAFDFDSTMLRIGAMNMQLHGVEGADVRYRDSLASAQAAETGEEAAKDDADAYSLILANPPFAGNLDYETTAPDLLSIVKTKKTELLFMALFLRLLKPGGRAAVIVPDGVLFGSSRAHKAIRRMLVEDHKLDGIVKLPSGVFRPYAGVSTAILLFTKTNSGGTDHVWFYDVQADGLSLDDKRQPLLPADKQGPTPETPLEPAEHEKNNLPDVLARWKDRNGTERDNPRTAQSFTVPRADIAAADYDLSINRYKEVEHEAVDHRPPKEIITELMEMEDEIAKGLKELEAIL
- a CDS encoding site-specific integrase — encoded protein: MATIRKLRGRWQAQVRRRGLKPRCKSFDSKSDAEKWARDLEAQVDRFGAAPDTRRLEVTTLGDLLERYQREVSPTKRGAVQEIQRIDVLRRHDLAYRTLIGLSQQDIASFRDERLASVAPSTVVRELAIVSHVIEVAIRDWGYPLSRNVVKLVRRPVIRNERSRRLKRDEEQRLLAGCDAGQIPFFKTLIIVAIETGMRRGELLGLQWDDISHNRRVITLHMTKNGSGREVPLSQRAFDALMTWKAECPVDQSTVFPTTPGALEQAWRRLLKRVGIEGLRFHDLRHEGVSRLFERGLNMIEVSSISGHKELRMLKRYTHLSADDLVGRLG
- a CDS encoding restriction endonuclease subunit S, whose amino-acid sequence is MTWPVVPLEEVATIERSGIDPKSLESETPYVGLENIKTGGELTEVTNVKNGDLKSTKFIFGSNHILYGKLRPYLAKIALPSFSGICSTDILPILPGSHIDRGFLCHYLRQPSLVDFATSRAEGVNLPRLSPKTLAKFKIPLPPLEEQKRIAAILDKADQLRQKRRQAIALLDSLTQSIFVEMFGEETQTRKLAEVASIRSGSTPSRSDVENFGGSIPWVKTTEVKGKVIHFTDETVTQKGATAARLKTFQPGTILMAMYGQGTTRGNVAILGIPATINQACAAIEPEGLDETFLFHQLKLKYNEIRSMGRGGNQPNLNLEIVGSIDIKVPDSARQQDFKQAIERINHWTDQLILSSEVYESLFASLQFRAFAGEL